The region ctgGCCATTGGCCCTGACTAAGCCACCTCTGCAGCTCTTCGCATGGCCGCCTCCGTGCCATCGTTCAGATCACCTCCTTGGAGAGGCCTTCACTGATCTCCCAGCAAGGAAGCGTCCCGGTCTGTCCTCTGATTCACCCACTCTGCTATGGCCCTGCCTTGTTTTCCTTCTAGCACTTGTTTGGTTGCTCGCATGTTCATCTGTCTGCCCTGGCCAGATTGTAAGCTCCTCGAGAGCGGGGGCCGCGTGTGTCTCATTCACTCCTGTAACTCGGGCACCCGGGACGGTGCTTGTGTGCAGCAGGCGCTCAGACCGCGGGGACTGGCTGAAGACACGAGCGGGAGAGCGAGGGGACAGATTCTCTGCGGCCCGGCAGCATGGTGTCCCTCGGTGGCCTCGAGTTACCTCTCTAAAGCGCTTCGACACGGCTcaccctttcctctctctccttcctcctccagacACCGGCCGCCCACTTCCGCCGAGCAGGATGGCCAACTTCACACCAGTCAATGGCAGCTCGGGCAACCAGTCCGTCCGCTTGGTCACGTCGGCCCATAACCGCTACGAGACGGTGGAGATGATATTCATCGCCACGGTGACGGGCTCTTTGAGCCTGGTGACTGTCGTGGGCAACATCCTGGTGATGCTGTCTATCAAGGTCAACAGGCAGCTGCAGACGGTCAACAACTACTTCCTGTTCAGCCTGGCATGCGCCGACCTCATCATCGGCGCTTTCTCCATGAACCTCTACACCGTGTACATCATCAAGGGCTACTGGCCCCTGGGCGCCGTGGTCTGCGACCTGTGGCTGGCCCTGGACTACGTGGTGAGCAATGCTTCTGTCATGAACCTTCTCATCATCAGCTTTGACCGGTACTTCTGCGTCACCAAGCCCCTCACCTACCCCGCCCGGCGCACCACCAAGATGGCAGGCCTCATGATCGCCGCTGCCTGGGTCCTGTCCTTCGTGCTCTGGGCACCTGCCATCTTGTTCTGGCAGTTTGTGGTGGGCAAGCGGACAGTGCCAGACAACCAGTGCTTTATCCAGTTCCTGTCCAACCCAGCGGTGACCTTCGGCACAGCCATCGCTGCCTTCTACCTGCCCGTGGTCATCATGACGGTGCTCTACATTCACATCTCCCTGGCCAGTCGCAGCCGAGTGCACAAGCACCGGCCCGAGGGCCCGAAGGAGAAGAAGGCCAAGACCCTGGCCTTCCTCAAGAGCCCCCTGATGAAGCAGAGCATCAAGAAACCCCCGCCGGGGGAGGCGGCTCAAGAGGAGCTGCGCAACGGGAAGCTGGAGGAGGCGCCTCCCCCCGTGCTgccccccccgccgcgccccgtgGCCGACAAGGACACTTCCAATGAGTCCAGCTCCGGCAGCGCCACGCACAACACCAAGGAACGACCAGCCACGGAGCTGTCCACCACGGAGGCCACCACGCCTGCCATGCCCGCCCCGCCCCTACAGCCGCGGGCCCTCAACCCAGCGTCCAAATGGTCCAAGATCCAGATTGTGACGAAGCAGACAGGCAACGAGTGTGTGACAGCCATCGAGATCGTTCCTGCCACGCCGGCCGGCATGCGTCCGGCAGCCAACGTGGCCCGCAAGTTCGCCAGCATTGCCCGCAACCAGGTGCGCAAGAAGCGGCAGATGGCGGCCCGGGAGCGCAAGGTGACGCGGACCATCTTTGCCATCCTGCTGGCCTTCATCCTCACCTGGACGCCCTACAACGTCATGGTCCTGGTGAACACCTTTTGCCAGAGCTGCATTCCTGACACGGTGTGGTCCATCGGCTACTGGCTCTGCTACGTCAACAGCACCATCAACCCGGCCTGCTACGCTCTCTGCAATGCCACCTTTAAAAAGACCTTCCGGCACCTGCTGCTGTGCCAGTATCGGAACATCGGCACTGCCAGGTAGGTGGCAGGGGGGCCACAGAAGGTGCTGGTGGTCACGAGTGTGTGCTAGGCTGCGTGGTCGCTCACGTGGCCGTTCAGGGAGAGATTTGGAAGCATCTCTCCACGTCCATGTTCACCGAGGAGGAGAACTGAGGTCCCCAAGACCCCGTGAGTCTCAGGAAGAAGCTCTGGCTGGATTCAGAGAGACCAGATCTCCGCTCAGGCTGAGGAGGGTCAGCCCCAGAAGCGTCCGAAGCCAAAACTGCCTGGCCCGCCTCCGTCGCCCTGCCTCAGGGAGCTGGGGGGGCACCGGCCTTCTGGGCGCCTGCCCCACTGTGACCAACCAGCATGGCTGGAAGAATGGACGTCTGGAGGGGGAGCAAAAGCCCAGGATCCccttgggaggagcagaggagccaGTGCTTGGGAGAGGAGGCTTGGGAAGGGGGTGGAAGGGTGGGGCCCCCCATTCTGCTGTAGTTGGTGCTTTCTCCCTGCTGCACCCCGCATGTaggcccagcccctcctcccaggtCCCATCCCAGGGGCAGAGATCTCCCCTTGCTGCAGTACTCAGCCAAGCCCTGgttgggtgggcaggtgggttAGCTGGAGGCCAGGTGGAGTGGGCTCTTCGGCACCCCGCCCTCCCTCATCCTCCCACAGCACAGCCCTGGTCATGGTCAGGATGGGGCAGCCGGGGGGTCAGGGTCTCAACACTCAGGAACTGAGGCCTGGCTTCCTGCGGTCCCATGCTGAGCAGAGGCCCACTGGATTCTGAAGAGCCCTCCCAGCAGGCTTCTGCAGAGTGTGAGGGAGGCCCGGGGCTCGGGGGAGAATGGGGCCGACTTGACCCACACAGGCCTCAGTGACAGTGGGCACAGGCAAGCAGCCCCCATTGCTTCCCTCCCAGTGGACAGAACCTTCTCATGGTAGTTGGGCTGTACCAAAGGACCTTTGGCTGAGATGAGGAGTGTCAGTTCTCACGAGCCTTCTGGGTtttctcccagcccctggtaTGGCCCCCTGGAAAGACCACATGGAAGGGCTCAGGGGACCTGATGGGGGCACCCTTTCAGGAGTGAGGAGGGGCCCTGGAAGCAATTTTCATAACCATTCTGCTTTATCCATGAGCTCTGGGGAGCACTCACCGCCAAGCCCCCAAACCCCCTGAAAGCCACAGCTCCTCCAGCCTTGCCTTTCCTTCACAAGTTCCTGCCCCTACAAATTACCACAGCAAAATCCCTGGGTTGGGgcttttatatattaaaggaaaagcttttattgggaaaaacaaaaaacgacggtttatttatttcttagtaaTGGCATCTTTGTGGGGAAGAACGAAAGGGGGTACCGGGAATCACATCCCTCTGGGGCAGGAGGCTCAAGCTGTCCACaatcccctgtccctccccatcgGGGACACTTGGGGGTGCTGGTGGAGGAATGAAAGGGAAGAAGCAGGGTATGATTGATAAAGCTAACGAGGAGACAAAAGGCACTGGTAGTTAGATCCTGGGCCTGCGGGAGGGAGGGCCCCGGGCTCCTGGGCATCCAGACCTGGCTGCTagtcctttcccttccctttcttggCTGTAAAACAAGCAAGAAATAAGGTGTTAGCAGAGTTGGGGTGACCTGGCAGGGACCCGGGTATATACATGGGGGGAAGACTCTGCCCCCTAGTGGCTCTTGCTCAGCGGCCGCCGGTGGGGAGCGCAGCCATGTTGGTGCAGGAGCTGCCCCACGCCGACCTCCGCTTTCGCTGGGCTCCCCAAGCCTCCCGGCTGtgggccccgcagccccggcccccaccTGCTGCCCGGAGCGGTGGGCGGATTCGCCCCTGCCCGGTGGCCTCTCTGGGCTGCTGTGAATCAGGCATGAGCCGAGGGCCGGGGGCAAGTGTGGCCGGGAAGTCCCTCTAATACCAGAAAGGGACCCACGCTGACCCCGCGTTCCCTCGGGCTGCACAGACGACAAAGCCAAGCCCTTCCAGGACAGCTTCCCCCAATCCTAAGCAAGATGCTCCAGCAGAACAGAGCTTGTCTGTACTTCCACTTGGGCCAGAGGCTCTTCTAAGTCCCGAGCACCTTCTGTGGGCCACCCGCACTCCGCCCGTGCTCACCTAAGGGATCGCTACAGACGGGGACACCCGGGGCAAGGTTGTCAAGCCACTGGCCACCGTCCAAAACCTCAGCCTTAACCTTTCCCCTTCCCGGGCGGTGGCAGCGCCCCcgcgcctccccccacccctcccgcaATGACCTCACACCCTCCCCGCTTCTCTGACCTTTGGCCTTGGCTTTGGTCTTGGGGGTGCAGGGCTTGGTCACGCGGATGGTCTCCTGGCACTGGGCATTGTACCGCGCCTTCTTGAGGGTGCCTTGGCGGGCTTTGGTGCCCGAGCCCCCGTCACACGCCCCCCAGTTCTCAAACTTGTACTTGCAGTCCGCTGGCGGGAGAGCGCCCGGGGTCAGACCTGCGCAGCCCGTGGCTGGAGGCCACGGGCCGCCCAGGCTTCGGGGAGGCTGCgcccccctctcctgccctccgcGGGCGCCCCACCTCACCTCCGAACTCCTTCTTCCAGTTGCAAGGCACCCGGCACCGGATGCGCTGGGTCTGGGCCCCGCAGGTCCCCTCGCGGAACCCCACGCCGCAGTCCTTGCTGCTGGGGGTGCAGGGCCCCCAGGTCCACTCGGCGCACTCGCTCCCCGGGCCGCCCTTTCTCACTTTGTCTAGGACGCACGGGGAACGGAGCTCAGACTCACTCGGGGGCGGGCGGCTTCCCGGGGTCCCGGCCGCGCCGCGCGTCTCCAGCCCTCCGGCAAGCCCCCACACCCCAGATCACCTTTCTTTTTGGCCACCGCGGCGGGGAGCGCCAGCAGGGTGAGGAGGGCGAGGAGGAGGAAGCCTCGGAGCTGCATCCTGCGGGGACAGGTCGGGTCagggcccccgcccgcccccttcCCCACGGGGGGCCGCgcgcgcccctcccgcccccgcccccgcccccgccccactcccaggcccacgggccgcggcggcggcgggagggctGTGGGGTCGGCCCCTCGCCGCCAGCCGGGGCGCACGGCCCGCACGCGGCCCAGACCCCCAGCCCGCCTCGGGGCGCGGGTCGGCTGGGGCCCGGGGGCGAGGGGCCCCGCGCGCTCACTCGCTCGCTGCCCGCGGTGCTGCGCTCCCTCCCGCGCCGGGCCCGTCCCGCTCCGGCCGCCGCGGCCCCTTTTGTCTCCAGAACCGGTCTGAGCCGGTCACAtgggcccccgccccctccccgcccccgccccccccgacGAAggacccgccccgccccctcccctcaaACCCGCGCCGCCCCCCGACCCCGGCGTGCCCGCCTCCgctcccgccccgcgcccccggcgcTTCCAGCCCCGCTTCCCGCCGCGGGTCCCGCACCCCGCTCGCCCCGCCCGGGCCGTGCGCGCTCGGACGACGGGCTCCGCCGGCGCCCCACTCCCGAGCCGGGGTCTCCGGCCCCAGGCCCCCGTCCGGCCCCGGCTGCCCCGGCTGCCCCGGCTGCCCCGGCTGCCCCGGCCCCAgctggccgccgccgcccctgcccGCTGCGCGGCGTGGAGGGGGCTCGAGCCCCGGGGTCCGGGTCCGGCGCTCGGCCCGCCAGCACGTCCCAGCCTCGGTGCGGCCCGGCCCCGACGCCTGGGTAACCCCGTCGAGGGCCGGCCCGCcgcgtccccgccgccgcccgccaaGGGGCGCCGCCCCGAGTGTGCCCGGGACGCCCCGCGCAGCGTCCGGGGGCCCCAGAGGAGGCGCTCGGGCTCGGGGGCGGGAGCtgcggggagcgggggcgggaggggaccCGGGCCTGGAGCCGGCGAGGCTCGGAGCTGACAAGCGCCGTCTGAGAAGTTCCAGACCCGGCCGCCTCGGCCGCAGCAAGCGCCCACCCCTTCCGACCGGGGGCCTCCGGGGTCGCCTCACCCGAGCCCCGAAACAGCGAGAGCCGctgaggcctgggggagggggcttgcCCTAGGCCGCCGGCCAAGGGGCCGAAGAATCTGggcctcgccccccgccccacctctcTTTCACTTTCATTGTTATCGTCCCTGCGGGAAGCGGGAAGCCAGAGGAAATCAGCtcctccccggggccccgccgAGCTAGGCCGCCAGGCCGAGGTCAGGCCCCGGGCAGGCCAGAGACCCTCCCCCAAGCAAGAGCCAGGTCTCCCCCAGAAAAGGGTCTGGGTCCAGGGTAGCCAGTCccggggccccccaccccccaaccagaCCCCACTGCTCCTGGAAGACCTCCTCCGCaagaaaagaagagcagaaaggaaaaaaatccactttaCTGAGTCACACCCAGCTGTAAACATGTCACCATGAGAGCCCCACTCCAATCCCCAGGCCACACAGTCAGCGGGGATGAAATGactggggtgcagggggtgggtcACCGGGGTAGGCGCCAAGCAGGGCAGCGGGCAGGCAAATGCAGCAGGCTCTGTGGTTCCGGGAGGAAGCCCCGGGAAGAGTGGGGACAGGGCGAGAGAGAGGGCCCAAGCTGCCAGCACGCTCGGAGCCAGGGCCCTAAGGGACCAGATGGCTTAGGAAGCCTCTTCCCGAAGGCTCCCCACTAGGGCCCCAAAccctgctgcccccccacccctaaACCCCAGGGAGGGCACCCGCTGCAGGAGGGGGAGGGCTgtccagccccaggcccccaaaGGCCTGCCCGGCCCAGTCCAGTTTCCTGTTCCCCTGtcagccctgggtcaggctgggGCCTCAGGGGGGCAGGTGAGGTCCCCCAGCTCCTcagagcccagccctgggcccggGCGGCTCCTCAGGGGGCAGCACGGGGCtccttccctggggcctgggtCCCCCCGTGGCAGTCCGACTGGAATGTGGCAGTGCAGTGGGCGATGAGGGGGCTCCTCCTCCAGCTGGCCCTGTCCCTCCTGCTGCCCGGCGCTGGCCTCACAGCTACACGGCCGTCTCTTGGTCCTCCCGCTGGATCATCTGGTAGTGCTGCCGGTTCTCCAGGTAGGCAGCCAGCTCCGTGTCCTGAGCCTTCTCGGCCCGCTGCCGGGGAGTGTCACCCTGGATGAGGGGGGAGCTGCCATCAGTTCAGGGACCTGTTGGCCCCAACATGCTTAGGAGAGGGCAGGGGACCTTCCCTCCAGGTCGCCAGTGAGGAAAGGAAAAGCTTCAAATgacagccaccccccaccccaggctgaggCTTCTCAGGGTCTGGACAGCAGTGACTGAAGGACAGCCTGGAAGCTTCCAGTCCTCCGTCGGGAAAGGGCTGCTTTGTGCTGCGTGGACTCCCTGCTGGTCTGCTCACCTGCTGGTCTGTCTTCATGAGAGAGGCCCCAGCCTCCACGATGTAGTGGCAGATGGTGCGCTGGCCCAGGGCTGCCGCCTGGTGCAGACACGTCTCCCCACTGTGGAAAGAGGGGCTGGCCGTGGACCCCCATCCTGTCCTGGGGCCCTCTGGTCTGACCCCAGAGGGCGGTCAGACAGAAGAGGAAGCTCGGGGCCTTTAGGGGCAAGGGCAGGGCGGATGTGGCCTGGAAGGGTTTACAGGCTCTGATCAGCCAAGTGGGAGGGGCTAGATGGGGACAGGGCAGTTTCCAGGGCGACCAGGGTCTGGCCCTGCCCAGATACTCACTTCTCCTCCACAGCATCAAGGATCTCTGggggggctggaggagaggggagggggaggtcaGAGACACCTGGTGGCCTCccacctggcccctggccccGGGGACCCTAGTGGCAAGCTCACCGTGGTCCAGCAGGTAGCGGACCACTTCCTTGCTGCCTGTGCTGACCGCGTGGTGCAGGAGCGTGCGGCTCTGCTCATCCCGGTGCATGAGGTCACCCCCCGCTCGGTGCAGCTCCTGGAGctgagggcaggaggcagagcagggctggggctccTCAGGACCACTCTCCCGCCGGCCACAGAAATGTCCCCACCTCGCAGAGGCCGCACGCCTGAGACGAGTGTGCTCGCACACATCATCCTTCCGGGGGACTTTCTGGGCTGCAGGGGAGACACGCTGGGCTTCTCCCATCCCAGGCACCCATGGGTTCCTGGGGAGCACTGGCCACCAAGGCTTTGAGCCCATGGTTCCTCTAGGACTCGCTCCTTTCTGAGCACTAGGGACAAACTGTGCTAGAAAGCCACTGTGAAAG is a window of Vulpes lagopus strain Blue_001 chromosome 11, ASM1834538v1, whole genome shotgun sequence DNA encoding:
- the CHRM4 gene encoding muscarinic acetylcholine receptor M4, coding for MANFTPVNGSSGNQSVRLVTSAHNRYETVEMIFIATVTGSLSLVTVVGNILVMLSIKVNRQLQTVNNYFLFSLACADLIIGAFSMNLYTVYIIKGYWPLGAVVCDLWLALDYVVSNASVMNLLIISFDRYFCVTKPLTYPARRTTKMAGLMIAAAWVLSFVLWAPAILFWQFVVGKRTVPDNQCFIQFLSNPAVTFGTAIAAFYLPVVIMTVLYIHISLASRSRVHKHRPEGPKEKKAKTLAFLKSPLMKQSIKKPPPGEAAQEELRNGKLEEAPPPVLPPPPRPVADKDTSNESSSGSATHNTKERPATELSTTEATTPAMPAPPLQPRALNPASKWSKIQIVTKQTGNECVTAIEIVPATPAGMRPAANVARKFASIARNQVRKKRQMAARERKVTRTIFAILLAFILTWTPYNVMVLVNTFCQSCIPDTVWSIGYWLCYVNSTINPACYALCNATFKKTFRHLLLCQYRNIGTAR
- the MDK gene encoding midkine, whose translation is MQLRGFLLLALLTLLALPAAVAKKKDKVRKGGPGSECAEWTWGPCTPSSKDCGVGFREGTCGAQTQRIRCRVPCNWKKEFGADCKYKFENWGACDGGSGTKARQGTLKKARYNAQCQETIRVTKPCTPKTKAKAKAKKGKGKD